The sequence below is a genomic window from Cytophagia bacterium CHB2.
TTAGCACGGGTTGGCGCACTGGGGTTTTTATCTGATGTGGTCATGGCTTTATCGCATCACAACTATTTTTTGCACCACTTCGTCGCTGGCTTGATCCGCGCGCGCAATCACTTTATAAAAATAAACGCCGTTTGCCAACGCGTCGCCATCGGCGTCACGGCCATTCCATGCAAAACGATTGAATCCGGCGTTCGCCGGCGCATACTCGAAGGTCGCGATCAAACGTCCGGCCAGCGTGAAGATCTTGATTGTGACTTGCTGCGCGGGTTGCGTTAGATAGTAAGTGAATTCCGTCTCATTTGCAAACGGATTGGGGTAATTCATCACCTCGCGCAGATGCAGCTCGGCATCGACGCGAACTTCGATTTCATCTGCCGCAATATTTTGTGTTGCGTCGCGCACTTCAAACTTGATATGATGCAACCCGGCATCGAGCCGCGGCCGGAACACGACTTCAGCCCGCGCAGCGCCGGCGCTTGTGCTGCTGAACTCCAGATTTCCTGCGGCAGAAGCATATGCCTGGCGTTGACCGTTGAGATAAACTGAAACGAAACTGGTATCGGCAATCGGCAGCACGCTGTCATCAAAAATTTGACACAGGATATGCGGCTGCGGCGCAACATAATCGCCGGACATGACAACATTACCGTCAACGGTTACAGAAAGGCGCGGCGGTTGGGTATCCGTTTTGATAAGAATCTGTTTCGCGGCAAGATTGTTGAACTCAAACGGCTCCGCCAGATTATGCTCCGGATCAACCTCTACATACATCGTCACAAGGCCGCGATAGCCGGCGGAATTCCAGGCGGTGGAAAATTCTCTCGAAGCGTTATATGTTATGCTGGAGGCTTGCAGATTGATTGTGCGTGATCCATGCTCTGCATTTGCATCGCTGTGAGCAAAACGGATCAAAACGTTTTCGCGCGCGCCCCTGGCTTCGGCGTCTTGCAGCTTGAAATTATAAACCTTCGCCGAAATGGTGAGTAAATCGCCTTCCTGCACCGTGTCTGCTGAGAAAGAAATGAAATTAGACGCGATTGCGAGATCACTTGTTTGCTCAAATCCAACACTATACCCGGCCAAATGCGGCGAATCAAGTCCGTCATCATCACTCAGCGTTGCGGATATCTTCAAAAAAGGATATTGCCCGGCTGAAATGCCGGCCAACGGATAACTCTCACCAACAATGTCTGCGGCGATTGTTTCCCAGGCAATGAGACGGTTGCGCCGCCCGGAGATGGCCAAACGAACATGCGAGGCTGGTTCGGCTTGCCAAACAAGTTGCTTCCAGTTTTCGGCAGGCCCGATTTCCGGAGTATGATAGACGCCGCGAGCAAAAAACGGCGTAGCGGTCGAGGTTACCGCTACCTCCCCGCTGCCTGCGCGTTTGTGCGCCTCTGCCGCAGCGCCAATTGTCATGCCCTTCGCACCGATGATGGCCCACGAATCACGCAAAGCAACCTGGCGCGTGAATTGGCTGCCGATGGATTCCAGCGCGCGATGCGCCCGCTCCGTCATGCGGAAGCTGCCGTCATCTTGAATGCCGGCCAGCACGATCGTACGCGGCGGCAGATTCTCAATGAATGCTGCCAAGCTATCCGCAGCAGCGCTTGATGCAAATGTATCAAACGCACGCGGCGGCGCGAGCATTTGCTGTGTTGCAGGATTAATTGCGACGAGATTGTGGCCCCGGCTGTCATCATTGACAAGGTTGAAATTCACAATCAAATAGCAACGATTGCCGTCATCGTGTCCGGCAGCCTGCACTTGTAAGTGCAGAGCGCGAGATATATCGCGCGCCAGCGTCACGCCTGCAGCAACAGGCATGGTGTTTTCAAAATGACCATCATGCAACTGCTCGCCGATTCTGCGCATGCCGGCAAACGGGCTTTGCGTTGCCAGCCAAAACCATTGTGCTTGCCAGGCGCTTGCCGCACCATTCTCAATACTGCGGCTGCGCCAGAAGTATATTCCGTCAGCCAGCGGCGCCGGAACTTGCCAGTTGGTAAGCACTTCTCCCGGCGGCAGCACTGGAGAGACAACTTTGCTTACACCTTCAAAACTCGCTTCTGTGTCCAATTCAAATTGAATGCGCTGCTCATTGGCAGAGGTTGCGGCAGGATTATAAACCACAAGCGTCGGGCGATCCTGATTCAACAGCGCAGCAGTAAACGGCGCCGCTAGCGTAGCAGAGACCGGTGAGAAGTAAATCAGGCGTTCGGCAGTATTGTTTAGCTCATCGAGTTCAGCGATCACATTCTCGGCATCGGCTTCCACGCGCACGAGATATTCGCCGCGCTTGGCAACATTCAACCATGTCACTGTGAGGCTGTCAACAAATCCAATGGGCGGCAGTGTGGGCTGCGCAATGATGAGAGTCTCATGGGTGTTGCGATTGCGCGCGGTGAGGCTCACGCGAACACTGTCGCGGGTTGCCAAACCCAAATTGCGCAACAGGATTTTGATTTGGATTTGCGGCGTTTGTTCAGTCGGTGATTCCGGCGTGATTTGCACAGCCGTTGGTGACAGCACAAGATCAGGCCGCAACGGCAGAGACAAGCGGGTTGCGTGATCGCCCAGCAGCGTGTATTGATCGATGCTATTCACGTTGTTGGTGGCGCTGCCGTAGGCTTCCCATAAACGAATGCGCGCCAGCGTCGTGGCCAGGCCGAGAACACGCACGCTGTCGCGGCTGATGCTGGTAAACAAACTGTCGAGCAAAACGCGATCTTGGAAGATGAAGCCCCACCCGGTTGTTCCCCAAAATGCCGTTGTGCCTTTTTCGGAAGCGCGCAAAAATTCTTCGCCAAAGCTGGTTTGATTGGGCGTTGCGAAGCGCGCCGTGTGGCAGGTCATGCTCGCGATGAAAGGGTATTTGCCGCGATTGCGCAATTCGCTAATGTCGGCATTGATCATCATCAAATCCCAGGTTTGGCTGCCGGCGTGGCCAAGAAATGTCAACATCGCCGCGCCCTGATCAATTGCATCGACGATTTGTGGCTTAAGCTCGCCGATCAAGCGGCCGGGCGTGGTTTTGTAAATGCGTACCGGCTTTCCGCCAATGGGCGGAGCAGAAACGTGCCGCTGAATCAACGTCTCTGCCTGATCATAAAACAATCCCTGCTCATAACTGTCAACGCCGCCGTTTAAAAAAATAAAATCTTTGTTCCACTCTGCCGGCGCCGCGGCTTCGGCAGAAATGATTTTATCAATCACGGCATGCGCCTGTTCGAGATTCTCGATGGGAATGCGTCCGGTAATCATCTCGGGCAGGAAATCATCCTCGCCATCGAAACAAACGAGACGGCTGTCGCTTACGGGATTACCGAAGGACAGAACAAAATTGCGCTTGTAACTGTCTGCGGCATTTTGCTTGGCATCCCAACTGGCATCTCCGAAAAAGCAAACCACACTAGGCCGCGGCCTCTGCCAGTGTTGATAGGCGAATTGCAAAAAGCTTCGTATCGCCTCGGGATGAGGCATGCCATAGTTAAATTCGTCATAGACATCTTCGACAGCAACAACCACAACGCGCAAACCGTCATGTTGGCGGCGATACGAAGCCAGGCGCTCCGCCGCTTCCAGAAATTCGCGCGCGGTCAGCAAAATATAATCTGCTGCGTGAGTGCTTACCCTCCAATCAGATGGTTGATTCGACAGGATTGCCGCAGGCGCTTGGCGCGCTTCTGGTGTTGCAATAAAATAGTCACGATCACCGCGCGCAGAATCCTGGAATGTCACAACAAACTGCTCCGGCGCGGTCTGCCTCAAATCAAAACCAACAAGGCGTTGCAGAGGTTTGCGATCGAACAACTCGATTTCGCTGTTGTGCAGGTTGGTGATTTGATAATATGCGCCCGCCGTGCTCAGGTTGGGAGACGCGCGAAACGCAAGGAAATTGTCCGACGCAACGTATTGCCGCCAATAACGAATATCAACCCAATCAAAGTAGATTTGATCATAAGGCGCGCCCGTATCCGCTAATTCACGCAACTCAAACGCATTCTTGCCTTCGCGCAAAAAGCTGCTGGGGAATGCAGCTTCGAAAATCACCTCTTCATTATCATCGAAGAATACCTCTCCCACGAAATTGCCGTTCAACCAAAATTGCGTATGATGATCGGGGTTCGAGGGCGTGACCGTAACGCCGCGCACACGGGCGCGCAATGTACACGCCGGCGCTTCCGCGGCCACATTCTGCAACAGCAAATCCGTTGTGAAAGACTCCTCGCCGAAGAGCATTTTCCAAACCCAGGTTTCGCCCGGAATCGCGAGCGTGGCGAAAAGTTGCGCATCATTATCGCCATGATAGTAAAGCTCGTCTTCTTCAAAATGCCGCGTTTCCAGGAAATAGCTGGCAAGCGCATGATTGCCGCGGGCGGCGACGCGGCGTTCAGGCATGCGAAGGCCGCGAGTTTTGCTGTGCACGAGCCAATAAACATTGGCATCGGTGTAATCATCAAAAAATGCGCCGGGCGCGCGTTTGCGTTCGCCGAAGAACACCAGCCCCTCGCCTGTTTCAAATAAACTGTCGCCGTCGTCATACGTCTGCAAAGCGACTTCCTCGCCAAGATGAAAAAGTTGTATGGTTGCAGGATCAATCACATGCACATTCCAGCCGGCGGCTGCAAGATCATCAAATGAAACATAAAAAAGCCCATCGGACTTAGTCTCCAATTTCAAAGCCGTCGGGTCCGCGGGAATTTCCCAATTCACATTTGCTTTTTTCATCGCCGGGTTGCTCGCCCGCCAATGCTTGCCCACTTTGAAATTCAGCAACGGCGCCAGCGTTTTTTGTTCAAATGTATCCAACGGCGCTGTCGTTGACATTATGCTTTGCGGCGAATCCGGATAGCGCAATGTCACTTGAACTTCACTATAAAACTCCAACGCCATACCGGAAACATTGCAGGGCAATATTTCAACACGCCCAAGACGAAAGCCGCGCCACCACGCTGTGTCCGCCAGTCGCACTGCCGGCGGCAGTCCAAAAAAAGCGCTGGGCGTGCCGGGAGCATAAGATACGGAATCAGCTTCGCGGTCGATGGTAGGAATGAAAGAAGGCGACAAGCGCTTATCGTGAAAAACTGCAGCGGGTTCGGCGACAAAACTCAATTCCGGAATTCCGGTGGGCGGTAGAAGAATAGTAAAACTCTTGCGTGGCAATGCCGGCAGGCCGGGGTGATGTTGTACGATAAATCCGGGCACAGCAACAACATCGTAATATTCACCGTTGACTTCTTGTTGCGAAAAATGTGGTGCGGGGATGGCAATCGAAAAGCGCAAAACCCGGGCAGAATTTTCGTGAACGATGAGTTGCGCCATGGAAGAAATTGGCAGCAGCAAGAAAGCAAGCGTGCGCAGGAGAATATCCGTTGCACCGCATCTCCCCGGCTTCAACTTTATGTGGTGAGCGTTCTGCATGCGTTAGAATTTGTTCCGGCCTTTAAACGAGTTCACCAGCTCGTTCAACTGCGTCAGCACCAATTCCCAGCTATACTTTTCCTCAATCAGCCGGCGGCCATTGCGGGAGAGTTGCTGGCGCATTCCGGGATTTTCAACTAATCGTGCAATCGCGTCTGCGAACGCGTGAGGCGTGTCGGCCACTAGCGCGTCTTCCTCGGGCCGCAAAGCAATGCCTTCAACACCGAGTGAGGTTGCGACAACCGGCGTGCCGGCAGCCAGCGATTCCAGAACTTTGTTCTTTGCGCCCGCGCCGGTGCGCATCGGACAGATCGAAAGCGCAGCCTGTTGCAAGTAGGGCCTCACATCCGGCACATAGCCGGTCACCGTCACATTGGGATGGCGGCGCAACGCAAGAATTTCCGCGCCCGGCTCGATGCCAACAATGTTGAATTGCATTTTCGGAAAGCGCTGTACGACCAGCGGAAAAATTTCATCGTAAAAATATAACGCCGCGTCTTTGTTGGGAAATGTGCTCATTTTGCCCATAAACACGATGGTGTTGGGATCATATTGGCCGCTGGCATAATGAAAATAACTGAGATCAACCGCCGGGCCAATAACTTGCACTTTGTTTGCCGCCGTGAACCGGCTGAGATAATCCCGATCAACCGGCGAGATGAGCAGATTGCAGTCGAACCAATCGACGACTTGCGCTTCGTAATTCCGGATGCGCCGGCTTTCCACTTTTTGCGCAAGGTTGTAGGCGCTCAGATGATTCCGCCTTTGCAGGACTGCACTGCGTTCATAATTCATGCTCAAGGCGTCGGTGAGATCCATGATTTTCGGCAGGCCATTCATTTCATGAATATAATCCGCCATGCGCGCGAGATGCACGAAGATGAGATCGAAATTCTCCCGCGCCAGATGGGCGCGAATCAGGCTGCGCATCTCGTCGGAACGGTAGTAATGCACTTGCAGCGGCTTGCGCGAGAATAATCCGGCGAGACAATTGAGATAGGAACGCCGGGGATCAAGCATGACGGTTTCAAAGCGTTCGACATGCTTTGCAATCGGATGCAGATTCTCCATTTCATCCGGTCCCGCGGCGAACGAGAGCAGGGTGACGCGATGCTGTTGCGACAACGCTTTTATGAAATGAAACGCGCGCAAACGATCGCCGCCAAGAGGCGGATAAGGTACACGAGAGGTGAGGAAAAGAATTTTCATCAAGCCATGGAAATGAGGTTAGGCATATTGAGCGCCATGTCCATCAGCGTCAGATTTACTGACTTGCGCCGGCTTGGCTGGCCAAAAACTGGCGAACGTTCCTGAACGTTCCGATAACATTCGACAAACGCATTAACGAACAACCGCAGGATGCCGATTCGCCCCGGTTGCAAAGCTATCACGACAACCTTGCCAAATTGCTTGCATTTGCCGCCACCGATCAGAACCGCCGCAGCTAGCGACATACAGCATGCGAAAACCGCAATAAACTGTCAGATGCAGCATGAGCAGCCAACCCCGGAATGCGAAGCTGCGCCCGCGTTGCAGCACGCGATAGCGATTGCGCGTTTGATAATAAAGGTACGCCGGCGTCAAATTCTGGCCTACGCCTGCGCCGACTTTGTGTTGCAGAGCGGCCTGCGGCGTAAACAGCAACTTCACTCCCGCACGTTGCGCGCGCTGGCAAAAATCGACATCTTCATAATACAAAAAAAGTGATTCATCGAGCAATCCAATTTTTGAGAAAACCGCGGCGCGTATCAGCATGGCGCAACCGGTTATGAAACTTACTTCTCTCTCCTTTTGAAATTTCGGATTATCGGGTTGATTGAACCCGAAATGACTGGTATTTCCCAGCCAGGCATTAATGCTGCCGCCCGCAAACCACAGGCGATCCGGCCGTTGTTGATAAAAAATTTTGCAGCCGAAAATATCTGCTTCTGGATGCCGTTCCGCGGCGTTGACAAAATTTGACAAAAAATCCGCAGACATTGTGGTGTCATTGTTCAGCAACAAAATCAAATCCGCGCCCTGCGCGAGGGCATGTTGAATACCAAGATTGTTGCCTCCTGCGCAGCCGAGATTGCGGTCCGTCCGCAGCAATTCTATCTTGTCTCGGAAATCCTGTCGCAATTGATTACAAGCCTGCTGAGATGAGCCATTATCAATCACCAACAATTGTGTTTGCGCGTTTTCGATCCTGTTCTGCAAAAGCAAACGCACGCAGTCGCGCGTGTCCTCGTATTTATTCCAATGTAAAATGATGACCCAAAGGCGTGTCATGGCATCGAAAATTAGTCAAGGCCACTCTGCAAGGACAAACGCTCGAGCAGGCCCATACAAACGCCGGCGAGAATAGCGGCTGTCGGATTGGCGCTGTCGCCGAGGTTGGTTAAATTGAGCGCCAGAAAAATCAGCATACCGAGGCCGAAAGCGCGCATCTCCGGCGCGTTCAGCAATTGCAGGTCGCGTGCTCGACTGCGCAGATAAAACATCAGCCAAACCAGCAATGCCAGCAATCCCAAAATGCCGAAACGGTAAAGCAGCGCGAGATAAGGCAAATGAAATTGCGGAAACCATCCGCGGCTGATGGCCAGATAAGATTTCGGATAACTGAACGAATCGAGCGGTTGTTCTGTGATTTCCTGCCATTTCGTGCCAAGCCCCATGCCGATTACGTAGGCATAGGGCCGGCGCTCCATGTTGGCGAACATGTTTTTGATCTCTGCCCGGCGGATATCACCGCCATGTTGCAGGCCGATTTCACTCGCCATATCTAGAGATTGCACGGCGCGCGCGACGCCACTAATCGACTCCGGCACAAATCCACGTAACAAAAAAAATAAAACGGCGAGAGCAAAAGTCCCCTTCACAAAAACGCGCCAGGATTGCCGCGCCCGCCACCAGTTTAGCCCCGGCCCGGCCAGCAATACAAACATGAGGCCGGCAACGAGCAAAAGGTAATTGAAGCGGCGCGCGCTGAGCAAAATCAACAACACCGCGGCGCCCCACAACATCCAGTGGCGCCAACGCAATTCATAATTTCTGCCTTCTGCATTTCGCGTTAACAAGTGAACGGTAGGCACGGCAAAGATAAACGGGTAAAGCATGGTCATTTGATCATAAAGCACGATCGGCAAACCAAAGGGTCGCATGGTTGCAATCACGCCGGCTAAAATCAAGCAGAAACGCACAATGCCATAAACAATCAGCAAAAGCGAGAGCAGAAGCATCCAACGCGCTGCCTGTACTGCTTGTTCGCGTGTCTTGAGATAATTGATGGTCAAAAAATACATCAGACAAAGATAAACGGCCGGTAATCCTGCAATCACCGCGCGTTTCGCTTCTGTCGTGCCGTAGCCCAGCGGCATTCCTTCGACATGCAGCAGGCCAACCGTGAATCCGAATACCATAATTGCGGCCAGCCCCCAGGCATTTTCCGGACGGCCCAGGGAAAGATGCAATTGGCGCGCTATGAGGCTGCGCAGGAGAAGATGCAAAAACGCGATTGCGAGCAGAGCATCCCAAATGCTGAACAAACCGCCGGCGCGATGATAGATCGAAAAGAACTCCGCTTGCTGCTTGACCGTGGGCGCCGCGACAGAATAGGGCAGAAAATAAAATGCTGCGAGCAGTAAATAGAGCGGCCATTGCTGATGATAGTTTTTGAATAATCTCTTCATGCGCGTTTACGATTCTGCGTTAAATTCACGCATCGGACAAGCAGGCGGCAAGAATTTTAGCCAACGCTGCAGTCAACTGCTGGCGCTGATATTTGGTATGCGGCCTCGCGTCGAATGCGATCCCGCCGTTGGCTTTCTGTGCTATCCAATTTTGCAGCGTTGCGGCTATGGCTGCTGTATCGTCCTCGGCGAAAACGAATCCCAGGTTCTCATGCTCGATCAGTGTTCTGGCCATGCCGGGCGGGCCGAGCGCAAGAATGGGCCGTTGCGCGCCGATATAATCAAACAGCTTGCTGGTGAGCATGTTTGCGGCATGCGGCAGATTACCGATGAGCAAAAGCAAAACATCGGCTTCGACGAGATGGCGCAACGATTCGCGATAAGGCAAATACTCGAACACCTCGATGTGCTGTGACAAGCCGCTGTCTTGAATGGCGCGGCGATCGGCCTGCGGAATGACGCCGAGAAGCTTCAACCGCAACGGCATTTTCGCCCCGAGCCGTTGCATCACAAAAAGAAAAGGTTGAATGCTGCGCCACGGAAACAACGTTCCGCTGTGAACGAGAGTGAAGCGATCGGAGCGCGGCGTGGCCAGGGTTTTCTCAAAATCCGCAGGATCAAAACCATTGGTGATGACATGGACGCTCTCCGGCGCAAGCCCGGATATCTTTTTTAGCAGATGTTGGCGCATTTCATCCGATACAACGATAATTTGTTGCGCCTGCCGCAGCACTTTTTTTTCGAGATCATCATCGAGTTTTGTGCGCCAGCGTAAATTCCAAGGGTTGTAGCTTTCAGGATATTGATCCCACAAATCACGCAGATCAGCCGCCCAGGGCAAACCCGTGTGATGCGATAATCGTTGCGCAATGACATGCGCCGTGTTGGGCGGCCCGCTCGAATAAATGACATCAATTTTGTTTTGCTGCACAACGCGCTTTCCGGCTCTCACCGCAAATGGCAGCCATCCGACATGCTCGTCCGGAATGAAGGCACAAGTGAAGAAGAGATTCTTCACGCCAGCCAGCAGACGCCGGCTGCGCGTATTCCCCGAGCGCGGCATGCCCGCGCGATGCCCCAAAGCCTTGCGGAAGAAACGCGCCGGCAAAATTGCGGGCGTTCGCGTGATCGCAAGATCTTCCGGCACCTCCTGCAACAAGGAATCATCATGCATAAGATGATGCGAGTCGCGCACCGTCAACAAATGCGGTTTCCAGCCGAACTCCGGCAAATAACGCACGAATTTCAACGTGCGTTGCGTGCCGCCGCCGCCAAGCGGTGGAAAATAGTATGCCACGATTAGGACATTGGGCATAGGGTTTTGTAAATCATTTCGTATTCGTCCGAAAAGCCGTTGCCTGAGCGGTTGAGACTGGAGGTAATTGAAAAACGCTTGAGTTTTTTAATGCAACGGCCAAGCCGTTGCAGGAACAAAATCAAAAAATAGTATGCCTTTGGACGGCACTATTTAAGACGATTTGCGCGCTGGATTGAATTGCATTCGCCGGCGCACGGCCCAGGCGCGTTCTGCAAGCCAATGGCATGAGCGCTTGACTCGGCTTTGGCGATATGTACGCCAACGTTGACTCGTTGCAAGAAATTCCTTTTCATCCGCCAGTTTGCCGAGGGCACGTAAGAGTTGAACATGCAAATCATGATAGCCGGCGTTGGCAATTTGCCGCCGGCGCAGATCATACAAACTGCCATAACCGGTCTCAAAACGCGGCAAGAGTGTTCGAATGCCGGCCAGAACCTTTTGATACACACGCGCCAACGCTTCGTCTTCGACAATCTGCAAGTATTCCGCCAATCCGAGGGCGGCAAAGAGAGCGCCGTTCAAGACGTGCATTGGCGGATTCGCCGGGAACTCTTCCAAAAAAAGTTGGTCATTGGGCAGGGCATAGGCAACGCCGCCGTCAAAGATGGAATACTGAAAGGGCTGCAGTGCGCGCCGGGCAGATTCCAAAAATTGTTTTTTATTAAACGCGTGATAGGCGCGCACCAGCACGGAGACGGCCAGGCCTTGCGCCATTGCGCTGATCCATGCCCCGGGCACGTATTCGAGCAATACCGGCAAGTGCGGCATGGGGAAACGATGCAACCACACGCCGCCGGTGTTGCGCGCCTCGACTTGATACTGCAGAAACCACTCGGCAACCTCG
It includes:
- a CDS encoding T9SS type A sorting domain-containing protein, which produces MQNAHHIKLKPGRCGATDILLRTLAFLLLPISSMAQLIVHENSARVLRFSIAIPAPHFSQQEVNGEYYDVVAVPGFIVQHHPGLPALPRKSFTILLPPTGIPELSFVAEPAAVFHDKRLSPSFIPTIDREADSVSYAPGTPSAFFGLPPAVRLADTAWWRGFRLGRVEILPCNVSGMALEFYSEVQVTLRYPDSPQSIMSTTAPLDTFEQKTLAPLLNFKVGKHWRASNPAMKKANVNWEIPADPTALKLETKSDGLFYVSFDDLAAAGWNVHVIDPATIQLFHLGEEVALQTYDDGDSLFETGEGLVFFGERKRAPGAFFDDYTDANVYWLVHSKTRGLRMPERRVAARGNHALASYFLETRHFEEDELYYHGDNDAQLFATLAIPGETWVWKMLFGEESFTTDLLLQNVAAEAPACTLRARVRGVTVTPSNPDHHTQFWLNGNFVGEVFFDDNEEVIFEAAFPSSFLREGKNAFELRELADTGAPYDQIYFDWVDIRYWRQYVASDNFLAFRASPNLSTAGAYYQITNLHNSEIELFDRKPLQRLVGFDLRQTAPEQFVVTFQDSARGDRDYFIATPEARQAPAAILSNQPSDWRVSTHAADYILLTAREFLEAAERLASYRRQHDGLRVVVVAVEDVYDEFNYGMPHPEAIRSFLQFAYQHWQRPRPSVVCFFGDASWDAKQNAADSYKRNFVLSFGNPVSDSRLVCFDGEDDFLPEMITGRIPIENLEQAHAVIDKIISAEAAAPAEWNKDFIFLNGGVDSYEQGLFYDQAETLIQRHVSAPPIGGKPVRIYKTTPGRLIGELKPQIVDAIDQGAAMLTFLGHAGSQTWDLMMINADISELRNRGKYPFIASMTCHTARFATPNQTSFGEEFLRASEKGTTAFWGTTGWGFIFQDRVLLDSLFTSISRDSVRVLGLATTLARIRLWEAYGSATNNVNSIDQYTLLGDHATRLSLPLRPDLVLSPTAVQITPESPTEQTPQIQIKILLRNLGLATRDSVRVSLTARNRNTHETLIIAQPTLPPIGFVDSLTVTWLNVAKRGEYLVRVEADAENVIAELDELNNTAERLIYFSPVSATLAAPFTAALLNQDRPTLVVYNPAATSANEQRIQFELDTEASFEGVSKVVSPVLPPGEVLTNWQVPAPLADGIYFWRSRSIENGAASAWQAQWFWLATQSPFAGMRRIGEQLHDGHFENTMPVAAGVTLARDISRALHLQVQAAGHDDGNRCYLIVNFNLVNDDSRGHNLVAINPATQQMLAPPRAFDTFASSAAADSLAAFIENLPPRTIVLAGIQDDGSFRMTERAHRALESIGSQFTRQVALRDSWAIIGAKGMTIGAAAEAHKRAGSGEVAVTSTATPFFARGVYHTPEIGPAENWKQLVWQAEPASHVRLAISGRRNRLIAWETIAADIVGESYPLAGISAGQYPFLKISATLSDDDGLDSPHLAGYSVGFEQTSDLAIASNFISFSADTVQEGDLLTISAKVYNFKLQDAEARGARENVLIRFAHSDANAEHGSRTINLQASSITYNASREFSTAWNSAGYRGLVTMYVEVDPEHNLAEPFEFNNLAAKQILIKTDTQPPRLSVTVDGNVVMSGDYVAPQPHILCQIFDDSVLPIADTSFVSVYLNGQRQAYASAAGNLEFSSTSAGAARAEVVFRPRLDAGLHHIKFEVRDATQNIAADEIEVRVDAELHLREVMNYPNPFANETEFTYYLTQPAQQVTIKIFTLAGRLIATFEYAPANAGFNRFAWNGRDADGDALANGVYFYKVIARADQASDEVVQKIVVMR
- a CDS encoding TIGR03087 family PEP-CTERM/XrtA system glycosyltransferase, which encodes MKILFLTSRVPYPPLGGDRLRAFHFIKALSQQHRVTLLSFAAGPDEMENLHPIAKHVERFETVMLDPRRSYLNCLAGLFSRKPLQVHYYRSDEMRSLIRAHLARENFDLIFVHLARMADYIHEMNGLPKIMDLTDALSMNYERSAVLQRRNHLSAYNLAQKVESRRIRNYEAQVVDWFDCNLLISPVDRDYLSRFTAANKVQVIGPAVDLSYFHYASGQYDPNTIVFMGKMSTFPNKDAALYFYDEIFPLVVQRFPKMQFNIVGIEPGAEILALRRHPNVTVTGYVPDVRPYLQQAALSICPMRTGAGAKNKVLESLAAGTPVVATSLGVEGIALRPEEDALVADTPHAFADAIARLVENPGMRQQLSRNGRRLIEEKYSWELVLTQLNELVNSFKGRNKF
- a CDS encoding glycosyltransferase family 2 protein, encoding MTRLWVIILHWNKYEDTRDCVRLLLQNRIENAQTQLLVIDNGSSQQACNQLRQDFRDKIELLRTDRNLGCAGGNNLGIQHALAQGADLILLLNNDTTMSADFLSNFVNAAERHPEADIFGCKIFYQQRPDRLWFAGGSINAWLGNTSHFGFNQPDNPKFQKEREVSFITGCAMLIRAAVFSKIGLLDESLFLYYEDVDFCQRAQRAGVKLLFTPQAALQHKVGAGVGQNLTPAYLYYQTRNRYRVLQRGRSFAFRGWLLMLHLTVYCGFRMLYVASCGGSDRWRQMQAIWQGCRDSFATGANRHPAVVR
- a CDS encoding glycosyltransferase family 4 protein, translating into MPNVLIVAYYFPPLGGGGTQRTLKFVRYLPEFGWKPHLLTVRDSHHLMHDDSLLQEVPEDLAITRTPAILPARFFRKALGHRAGMPRSGNTRSRRLLAGVKNLFFTCAFIPDEHVGWLPFAVRAGKRVVQQNKIDVIYSSGPPNTAHVIAQRLSHHTGLPWAADLRDLWDQYPESYNPWNLRWRTKLDDDLEKKVLRQAQQIIVVSDEMRQHLLKKISGLAPESVHVITNGFDPADFEKTLATPRSDRFTLVHSGTLFPWRSIQPFLFVMQRLGAKMPLRLKLLGVIPQADRRAIQDSGLSQHIEVFEYLPYRESLRHLVEADVLLLLIGNLPHAANMLTSKLFDYIGAQRPILALGPPGMARTLIEHENLGFVFAEDDTAAIAATLQNWIAQKANGGIAFDARPHTKYQRQQLTAALAKILAACLSDA